A single window of Rubripirellula lacrimiformis DNA harbors:
- a CDS encoding multiheme c-type cytochrome, with product MSSIPLGDAAPVAAAAKPKKKYVRAVGPRLRKLLYLIFVLVALLFANSGYLSVITFAEWFNGATYQDYFYQYMFLAHLVMGLLLILPVVVFGFVHMWNTKDRRNRRAVRVGYALFVASLLILVSGILLVRVGGFDLRQPLARSTVYWLHVACPLVVIWLYWLHRLVGPRIKWRIGGSFAGLAGLSIAAMVIVQLQDPRQWNAVGPDSGVKYFEPSFARTASGNFIPADAMMNDDYCIKCHADVHAQWSDSVHRFSSFNNPPYLASVSKTRELSLQRDGSVQASRWCAGCHDPVPFFSGAFDDPNFDMLSHKTANAGITCTVCHAITNINSVRGNADYTIEEPLHYPFANSENAALQWVNNQLVKAKPSFHKKTFLKPFHKEAEFCSSCHKVHLPKTLNHYKEFLRGQNHYDSYLFSGVSGHGARSFYYPPKAVDNCNQCHMPAVASNDFGAKIIGDDPQLSVHDHLFPSANTGMAWLRDRDVIIEAHQEYLKDIMRVDLFGIRDGGEIDGALTAPLRPIVPALKPGQKVLLETVVRTLKLGHLFSQGTVDSNEIWLEVTVTSGDRVIGRSGARDASKRNEVDPWSHFINVFMLDKDGNRIDRRNPEDIFTPLYDHQIPPGAAQTVHYEMEIPEDVTDPVKVEVKLQYRKFDTQFMDFVAKQNEKLGQLIRGHEFGQDYINELPITTMATDTVIFPVAGSSVSVENPTPDIPTWQRWNDYGIGLLLKGKAELRQAEEAFKEVEKLDRYDGPLNLTRVLNAEGRVDEAVAALNRADQYRETEGFPRWTWAWLSGVINSQQGRLEEAEQNFRSVLEDSTEETRSRGFDFSIDIEVINARGRNLFDLGAVRIRQDQADQGREYFDAAIQQFQKTLTIDPENVTAHFNLHRLYETVGEQELASKHQSLHMRYKPDDNAKGRAIRLAREKYPAADHAAEAVVKYSLQREEQLQQKTVNQR from the coding sequence ATGTCTTCCATTCCACTGGGTGACGCTGCGCCGGTTGCGGCCGCAGCGAAGCCAAAGAAGAAATACGTTCGCGCCGTTGGGCCACGTCTTCGCAAGCTTCTTTATCTGATATTTGTTCTCGTTGCCTTGTTGTTCGCCAATTCTGGCTACCTGTCTGTGATCACGTTCGCAGAATGGTTTAACGGCGCCACCTATCAAGACTACTTCTACCAGTACATGTTTCTGGCGCACCTGGTGATGGGTTTGCTGTTGATTTTGCCGGTGGTTGTCTTCGGTTTCGTCCACATGTGGAACACCAAGGATCGCCGCAACCGCCGAGCGGTTCGTGTCGGGTACGCGTTGTTTGTGGCCAGTCTGCTGATCCTGGTGTCCGGCATTTTGCTGGTTCGGGTGGGCGGTTTCGATCTGCGGCAACCGCTGGCGCGAAGCACGGTCTATTGGCTGCACGTTGCTTGTCCATTGGTCGTCATTTGGCTGTATTGGCTGCACCGGTTGGTTGGACCACGGATCAAGTGGCGGATCGGCGGCAGCTTTGCGGGGCTGGCCGGATTGTCGATCGCAGCGATGGTCATCGTGCAGCTTCAAGATCCCCGTCAATGGAACGCCGTCGGTCCCGATTCAGGCGTGAAGTATTTCGAGCCATCGTTTGCACGCACCGCGTCGGGCAACTTCATCCCCGCCGATGCGATGATGAACGATGACTACTGCATCAAGTGTCATGCCGACGTGCATGCACAGTGGAGCGATAGCGTTCACCGGTTCAGTTCGTTCAATAACCCACCCTATTTGGCCAGCGTCAGCAAGACTCGCGAACTTTCCTTGCAACGAGACGGTTCGGTGCAAGCATCCAGGTGGTGCGCCGGTTGCCACGACCCTGTCCCGTTTTTCTCCGGTGCGTTTGATGACCCCAACTTTGACATGCTTAGTCACAAAACGGCCAACGCGGGGATCACTTGCACGGTCTGTCACGCGATCACGAATATCAACAGCGTTCGCGGCAACGCCGACTACACGATCGAAGAACCCTTGCACTACCCGTTCGCGAACAGCGAAAACGCGGCGCTGCAGTGGGTCAATAACCAGCTTGTCAAAGCCAAGCCCTCTTTTCACAAAAAGACATTTCTGAAACCGTTTCACAAAGAAGCCGAGTTCTGTTCGTCCTGCCACAAGGTTCACCTGCCCAAGACGTTGAACCACTACAAGGAATTCTTGCGAGGCCAGAACCACTACGACTCGTATCTGTTCAGCGGTGTTTCGGGCCACGGTGCACGCAGTTTCTATTATCCACCCAAGGCGGTGGATAATTGCAACCAGTGTCACATGCCGGCGGTTGCATCGAATGATTTCGGGGCCAAGATCATTGGCGACGATCCACAGCTAAGTGTCCACGACCACCTGTTTCCATCCGCAAACACCGGCATGGCGTGGCTGCGTGATCGTGATGTCATCATCGAAGCGCATCAGGAATATCTGAAAGACATCATGCGAGTGGATCTGTTCGGTATCCGCGACGGTGGCGAGATCGACGGAGCGCTGACCGCACCCCTTCGACCGATCGTGCCAGCGCTGAAACCGGGCCAAAAAGTGCTTCTGGAAACAGTCGTACGGACGTTGAAACTGGGGCACCTGTTCTCGCAGGGAACTGTCGATTCCAACGAGATTTGGCTGGAAGTCACCGTGACCAGTGGCGATCGAGTCATCGGTCGCAGCGGTGCGAGAGACGCCAGCAAACGGAACGAAGTGGATCCTTGGTCTCACTTCATCAACGTGTTCATGCTGGACAAGGATGGCAATCGGATTGATCGACGCAATCCCGAAGACATCTTTACGCCGCTGTATGACCATCAGATCCCGCCGGGGGCAGCCCAGACGGTTCACTACGAAATGGAGATCCCCGAGGACGTCACCGATCCGGTGAAGGTCGAAGTGAAGCTGCAGTATCGAAAGTTCGACACGCAATTCATGGATTTCGTCGCCAAACAGAACGAGAAACTCGGTCAGTTGATTCGGGGGCATGAATTCGGCCAGGACTACATCAACGAGCTGCCGATCACGACGATGGCGACGGACACCGTCATCTTTCCGGTCGCGGGATCCAGCGTTTCGGTAGAGAACCCGACTCCGGACATCCCGACTTGGCAGCGATGGAACGACTACGGAATCGGGTTGTTGTTGAAAGGGAAGGCGGAACTGCGTCAGGCGGAGGAAGCGTTCAAGGAAGTGGAGAAGCTGGATCGCTATGACGGACCGCTGAACCTGACTCGCGTGCTAAACGCCGAGGGCCGTGTGGACGAAGCCGTCGCAGCGCTCAACCGAGCCGACCAGTATCGTGAAACCGAGGGATTCCCGCGCTGGACGTGGGCTTGGCTCTCGGGTGTGATCAATTCGCAACAAGGTCGGCTGGAGGAAGCGGAACAGAACTTCCGCAGCGTCTTGGAAGACAGTACCGAAGAAACTCGCAGTCGTGGGTTCGACTTCAGCATCGACATCGAAGTCATCAATGCCCGCGGACGCAACTTGTTCGACTTGGGGGCGGTTCGTATTCGGCAAGATCAAGCGGACCAGGGACGCGAGTATTTTGACGCGGCGATACAGCAGTTTCAAAAGACGTTGACGATCGATCCAGAGAATGTGACGGCGCACTTCAACCTGCACCGTCTGTACGAAACGGTCGGCGAGCAAGAATTGGCGTCCAAGCATCAGTCGTTGCACATGCGTTACAAGCCCGACGACAACGCCAAGGGTCGAGCGATTCGGCTGGCTCGTGAAAAGTATCCCGCCGCCGATCACGCCGCCGAGGCGGTCGTGAAGTACTCGCTACAGCGTGAAGAACAACTTCAACAGAAAACGGTGAATCAGCGATGA
- a CDS encoding sigma-54-dependent transcriptional regulator — protein MNKPQRILIADDEPLYRNTTAELLRDEGYECMCVEDADDAISLLSEHSFDLILSDLNMPGNLKRELLKEGRTKYSHVPMIVVTGVPSISSAIDSVRLGIADYLLKPVKFEELLAAVQRALRHSASPPTGDAAAVPSIAANTKFPEIICNSPAMLEVLDVVDRVASSNTNVLITGESGTGKEVIANAIHQRSPRRDHAIQVIDCTAIPESLFESVLFGHIKGSFTGAVNDQAGLLRACDGGTAFFDEMGELPAASQAKLLRVIQEQTFTPVGDNKPVKIDTRFVCATNRDLQAEVDKGTFRQDLFYRLAVIHIDLPPLRERGEDVILLAESFLRNLRPSDSTISGFSEETLDCFRRYTWPGNIREMRNVIERAIALARGDMIRPDDLPQLLREPTVGANGDVSDMAEVSRDEALDSADRAYLTRLLEKHEGVIASAARQAGLSRQGMNKLLKRHNIDAADFR, from the coding sequence ATGAACAAACCACAACGCATCTTGATCGCCGACGATGAACCGCTGTACCGCAACACAACCGCCGAACTGTTGCGAGACGAAGGTTATGAGTGCATGTGTGTGGAGGATGCTGACGATGCGATTAGCCTGCTGAGCGAACATTCGTTCGATTTGATTTTGTCGGACCTGAACATGCCCGGCAACCTGAAACGCGAACTGTTGAAAGAGGGGCGAACGAAATACTCGCACGTCCCCATGATCGTGGTCACAGGCGTCCCATCCATATCATCAGCGATCGATAGCGTTCGATTGGGCATCGCCGACTATCTGCTAAAGCCCGTCAAGTTCGAAGAACTGTTGGCCGCCGTGCAGCGGGCCCTGCGTCACTCTGCTAGCCCACCCACGGGGGATGCGGCAGCCGTGCCAAGCATCGCCGCGAACACCAAATTTCCGGAAATCATCTGCAACAGTCCGGCCATGTTGGAAGTGTTGGATGTCGTGGACCGGGTGGCGTCTAGCAATACCAACGTGCTGATCACCGGGGAAAGTGGTACCGGCAAAGAAGTGATCGCCAATGCGATCCATCAACGAAGTCCACGTCGCGATCATGCGATCCAAGTCATCGACTGCACGGCGATTCCCGAGTCGCTGTTCGAATCCGTGCTGTTCGGGCATATCAAGGGATCGTTCACCGGCGCGGTGAACGATCAGGCCGGATTGTTGAGGGCCTGTGACGGGGGGACTGCGTTCTTCGACGAAATGGGCGAACTGCCGGCGGCATCCCAAGCCAAACTGCTGCGTGTGATCCAGGAGCAAACGTTCACGCCGGTCGGTGACAACAAGCCCGTCAAGATTGACACACGCTTTGTCTGCGCGACCAATCGCGATCTACAAGCCGAAGTCGACAAGGGCACCTTCCGCCAGGATCTGTTTTATCGTCTGGCCGTCATCCACATCGACCTGCCACCGCTTCGCGAGCGTGGCGAGGATGTGATTCTGTTGGCCGAATCGTTTCTGCGAAACTTGCGGCCTTCCGATTCAACGATCAGCGGATTCAGCGAAGAAACCCTCGACTGTTTCCGCCGCTACACGTGGCCCGGCAATATCCGCGAGATGCGAAATGTGATCGAGCGTGCGATTGCATTGGCGCGAGGCGACATGATCCGGCCGGATGACTTACCACAGTTGTTAAGAGAGCCGACGGTCGGTGCAAACGGAGACGTATCCGATATGGCCGAAGTATCGCGGGACGAAGCCTTGGACAGCGCCGATCGGGCTTACCTGACCAGGTTGCTGGAAAAGCACGAAGGTGTGATCGCCAGCGCCGCCCGCCAAGCCGGTCTGTCACGCCAAGGCATGAACAAGTTGTTGAAACGGCACAACATCGACGCGGCTGACTTTCGCTAG
- a CDS encoding two-component system sensor histidine kinase NtrB yields MSNNKPACETTPKRGQRIPEHFFRLIADCTYDWESWLSADGQVLWVNAAVERFTGYTPQECRAMSDYPLPLVAPEDRGKIARCVKEGRAGSTANNVEFRAMDRDGCHCWCAVSWQPMIDAAGHPLGFRASVRDISETRQLREQLRLQNDHLEQLVQERTGQIAKLEKHRLKVEKLAALGELAAGVAHEINNPLAGIRNAFTLLKRHLPHNVKHYDKLELIDCEIQRISGITHQMYQLYRPSQQTVTRFSIKKLVAEVITLSRPMARKKRVDLEADSSSLQPSGALGGDEVSLRSGELKQVLLNLVRNAIQASLPGQTVSVAIHTNSAALSITVTDHGSGIPESVIGKIFDPFFSTKSEEIGQGMGLGLPVSSGIIEAMKGTIDVTSDPNIGTTFVVRLPRQLD; encoded by the coding sequence ATGAGCAACAACAAACCTGCGTGCGAAACGACGCCCAAGCGTGGCCAGCGGATTCCAGAGCATTTCTTTCGCCTGATCGCTGACTGTACCTACGACTGGGAAAGCTGGTTGTCCGCCGATGGGCAGGTTCTTTGGGTCAACGCCGCGGTCGAACGATTCACGGGTTACACGCCCCAGGAATGCCGGGCGATGAGCGACTATCCGTTGCCCTTGGTGGCACCAGAGGATCGGGGCAAAATTGCTCGGTGTGTCAAGGAAGGGCGCGCGGGCAGCACCGCAAACAATGTCGAATTTCGCGCAATGGATCGTGATGGATGCCATTGCTGGTGTGCCGTATCTTGGCAACCGATGATCGATGCTGCGGGCCATCCGCTTGGGTTTCGAGCCAGCGTCCGCGACATTTCGGAAACGCGACAATTGAGAGAGCAGTTGCGTTTGCAGAACGATCACCTGGAACAGTTGGTCCAGGAACGCACCGGGCAAATTGCCAAACTTGAAAAACACCGACTGAAGGTCGAGAAGCTGGCCGCACTCGGTGAACTGGCGGCCGGCGTCGCTCACGAAATCAACAATCCCCTGGCTGGCATACGGAACGCCTTTACGTTGCTGAAGCGTCACCTTCCCCACAACGTCAAACACTACGACAAACTGGAATTGATTGATTGCGAGATCCAGCGGATCAGCGGCATCACTCATCAGATGTACCAACTGTATCGTCCGAGCCAGCAGACGGTGACTCGGTTTTCAATCAAAAAGTTGGTTGCCGAGGTCATCACTCTTTCGCGTCCGATGGCACGGAAAAAGAGAGTCGACTTGGAGGCAGATTCCAGTTCGTTGCAGCCGTCGGGAGCCCTTGGCGGTGACGAAGTATCCTTGCGATCCGGGGAACTGAAACAGGTCCTGCTGAACCTGGTTCGAAATGCCATTCAGGCGTCGTTGCCTGGCCAGACAGTCTCCGTCGCCATCCACACGAATTCCGCTGCCCTCAGCATCACAGTGACTGATCACGGAAGCGGCATTCCCGAATCGGTGATCGGCAAAATTTTCGATCCTTTCTTTAGCACCAAGTCCGAAGAGATCGGGCAAGGGATGGGGCTGGGGTTGCCGGTTTCAAGCGGGATCATCGAAGCGATGAAGGGAACGATCGATGTGACAAGCGATCCGAACATCGGCACCACGTTCGTCGTCCGGCTTCCGCGGCAACTCGATTAG
- the hxpB gene encoding hexitol phosphatase HxpB — protein MLEAAVFDMDGLMIDSQPYWQTAQLEVLPTLGVAMTRQDTIETTGSRIDEIVQACYERSPWESVTQKEVCDRIVNRVIQLVQQHKPAMPGLRHAIDVCQQQGLKLALASSSPLSLISATIDALQLQGVFSAKMSAADLRYAKPHPEVYLNACDALGVRPTNAIAFEDSLIGLLAAKAAQMKTIVVPEPSAAKDPRFVIADRQLASLEELTQPMLTSI, from the coding sequence ATGCTGGAAGCCGCTGTTTTTGACATGGATGGGTTGATGATCGACTCACAGCCGTACTGGCAAACCGCACAGTTGGAAGTGCTTCCAACGCTTGGGGTTGCGATGACGCGGCAGGACACGATCGAGACAACTGGATCGCGAATCGACGAGATTGTGCAGGCGTGCTACGAACGATCCCCGTGGGAATCAGTGACCCAAAAAGAAGTCTGTGACCGGATCGTCAATCGAGTGATTCAGTTGGTTCAGCAGCACAAACCGGCGATGCCGGGATTGCGACATGCGATCGATGTTTGCCAACAACAGGGCCTGAAATTGGCCCTCGCTTCGTCTTCTCCGCTGAGCCTGATTTCGGCAACCATCGATGCGCTGCAACTGCAAGGCGTATTCAGCGCAAAGATGTCAGCAGCCGATCTGCGGTACGCCAAACCGCACCCCGAGGTCTACCTGAATGCTTGCGACGCATTGGGGGTTCGGCCAACAAACGCGATCGCGTTCGAAGATTCGCTGATCGGGCTGCTAGCCGCGAAAGCCGCACAGATGAAAACGATAGTGGTTCCAGAACCGTCGGCGGCCAAAGATCCACGATTCGTCATCGCGGATCGGCAACTCGCGTCCCTGGAAGAATTAACGCAGCCGATGCTAACGTCCATCTGA
- a CDS encoding 2Fe-2S iron-sulfur cluster-binding protein has protein sequence MPESPLTDGDYSITVILINGEKHVVSFRRHAYNNLMELIVNELYENIGDCKGRAWCGTCHLEIVSGNLDEPKGRDEATTLGNLSNQLASSRLACQIMTDQQIDGMVFRVLGDA, from the coding sequence ATGCCAGAATCACCGCTGACCGATGGGGACTATTCGATCACGGTCATTCTGATCAATGGCGAGAAGCACGTGGTTTCGTTCCGGCGACATGCCTACAACAATCTGATGGAATTGATCGTCAACGAACTGTACGAGAACATTGGCGATTGCAAGGGGCGAGCGTGGTGCGGGACCTGCCATCTTGAAATCGTCTCTGGCAATCTGGACGAACCGAAGGGCCGAGACGAAGCGACCACGTTGGGCAACCTGTCCAACCAACTGGCATCGAGTCGGTTGGCATGCCAGATCATGACGGACCAGCAGATCGACGGCATGGTGTTCCGCGTCCTCGGTGATGCATGA